AGATCAAGATTAGGTCACCGGCCGCAGCGGCCCATGGCATCGCCCGGAGGACGTCATCACGACAATAACAATAGTAGtaccaacagcagcagcagaagaagaagaagaagattgagATGAGAATGATATGATTGAGGGCATATAACTCAACCAATTACAAATCCcggaagaaagagagaggaagaggaggaggaggtggaggaatcCAAAGGAAGAGGATGATGAGTTCGAACGGATCAGGAATTTGTTGGTGGATTTAGGAATTTATCATTAGGAAGGGGGATGGAGGGAACGTGATGGAATGGAAGACTGATTTGGAACTCTAATTTCTTATTTCTTTCACGAGGACGCCTCATTATGATCAAACAAAGGCCTCCCAACTGCTAAAATTACCTGTTATCGGATCAGATCCAATCTGAATCCACTAACCCGATAAGCATATTTCGTACACTTGCTTGCTTGCGGGCTCGATCTCGGATCCCAAATTAATACCACATTTGCGGGTGACCGCGTGATATCATCCATCGTGTACATAATATACATCGTATCGTACGGTGGTTGGTACACGTGGATTACGTAATGGTGAGGTCATCATTCCACGACGAATGTAGCGGGTCGGGTTTGGAACCTAATCTTGATCGCAACAAAGCTCACATGTGATTTCTTTAATTGTCGCGAAAGCTTCGTGATCGAAGGGCTCGAGGCGTTTAGTGAAGCATGATGTTGGTAGAAAAATGATCGCTGGCGTGATTACGTTTAGGGTTCCCAAAGTGGAGAGAGTAATGCACGTATTTATTATTTGGGGATGTTTTGTTGCCTCTCGTGTAACCATTAATCCGTTCGCAAAAGCAATCATGGTTGCGTGCAGGTTACTTACTCTCTGTATGACCGACCATGTTTCTGCTTGCTTGCAGTTGTTTGGTGACTTCAATTCATTAAACGGGTTAGTAAGTATTTGTAGTATTTTTACCAGGTTTATGCGGGTTAATAAtaaactatcttttttttttataattaatttataattagtattttcgatttttatattttaaattatactttttatatttataaaaataaaaaatatttaactttatttcTCCTCGTATAgttgattttattaataaaaatatcacgTATATTGATATgtgtaaaaaataaaataaaaaataataatttcattatTCTCATCGATATTAATTTTCTCGTATAACGAGACATAATGATAAGAGAGATTCATTTTACTTAGTGTTTCATTTTATTTCCTAACaaaatcttcaaaaaaaaaaaaagtgaaacaaTTAAATAATACCGTCTCATTCCGTTTCCCAATAAAACTATATCTcttgattttttatattataattttattttagtatATTTTTAAGTATATAAGGGTATCTGTGTAATTTTATAAGTAAAATCATgaagaaaaataagattaaatattttactttcataaataaaaaaaaattaatataattttaaaaaatataaagattgagatattaaaaataattaattatataagataACATATAATTAACCAATTTGTACGAGTAAGTTCATTTCCAAAGCACCAAGAGACGAGAACAAAGCTGATGCCCCCCTTCCCCATGTAAAAAGTCCTCTATAAATGCTAGAGGAGGAATTGCATCGTCTCTCAAGAACATCTGTTggtggtcctctctctctcttctttaatAATTGTTGCCAGActgtacataaatatatatatgtatatattttgggTTTGAGATAGCTAAAAGCCTGACTTAGCCAAATCTATGGGCTTTGGAAGTATATGAATGGATTTATTGACGATGAAGAATCTGAAGGTCATTCGAGTGGCAACCTtcttgagtgagagagagagagaagatgcgTGCATCTGATGAGGACCCATTTCTTGAGGAATACTCCCCGTCCGAGCATGCATATGCACCTGCTGCTTTCTTTCTTCTTGCTGGTCTTATGCCGGCAGCTCCAGCACAATACGTATAATATATCAAGGTTTCTATTCTTTTTCGAGAGAGATTATGTACATTATATGTCCTGGAATACAGGCGGAGATCCGCCTACACGAAACCAAACATGATTGCCTTCTGAGCAAGCATCATCAATCATGCAATCTAACACTAagatctcgctctctctctctctctctagctgcTGTCTCTTTTCTATGGGCTGATAAAGAACCAGTGTGTTCTCAGGAACAGAAGCTTTCTGCCATGTAACACGGCGCAAGCGAAGGCAGGGCTGAAGAGTCGACTGCCAGTAGAAGAAATCGCAAGGAGTTGATATCTTAGTGCGTTCTGTCATGGACCCCTCTCTGCATCCCTCGGACTTCGTCATCACCTATCTCCCGTTTCCCTATGTCTCCAATTCGTTCTCCCACGCTATGGTCGGTAATGGTGCCCGTCTCAGCTCGTAAATTTGTATCTTTGCGTTTAATGCTGCGGGAGAGAAGAGATGATGCTGTGTATGATTCATACGAGACTGAGATTGCATGCTAAAGACTCACTAGAACATCATACAGAACTCCTTTAATTAATTTATTGCTGTAGTTCGTAAGTAGTGAAGCAAATCAGCTCTGGAACTGGGCGTCTCCCCTGGCCTCGGTCTGTGCAAGAGTGGCAGCTTCTACGGCCACAGACGTGTGGCCATCTCACGGCTCCGCCGGTTGCGCCGGAGAGGGACGGCACTCGGCCCGGCAGGTGGGGCAGGAGGAGCGGCCGACGAGCCACGCCTCGACGCACAGGGCGTGGAACCCGTGGCTGCAGGCCGGCAGTACGCGGACGCGCTCGCCCTCCGCCAGCTCCGCGAGACAGATGGCGCACTCCGGGGCGCCCGCCACCGCGGTCGCCCCGGCGGAGAACACCACGGACCCCGGCAGCTGCGGCGGAGCCGTCCCCGCCCGGGGCTTGTCCCCGCCGGCGGACGGCCGAGGGAGGCGGCGGCGCAGGCGACGGAGGAGAAGGCGGAAGACGGCGTGGAGGGCGAAGGCAAGCGCCGTGGCGCACACGAGCACGACGAGGACGGTGGCCATGTTGGCGTCGAAGTCCTTGGCGCTGGAGTACGGGCCCCACTTGTTAGAAGAAGgagaaggcggcggcggcggcggggggggAGCAGGAGAGAGAGCGGCGGTGGTGTTCTTTTGCGTCGGAGAAGGCATGGTGCGTTCGAGGGTGGCAGTGGAGAGGAGGATGAGCCGGTGACTGAAGGCACTTGATTTGGGGGCGAAGGATCCGATTTATAGGATGAGGACATGTATCATTTTCCTTGGCCGTGCAAGGTGTAGTCCTTGGAGCAGTCCTCGGGCCATTCCAGTGCTGTAAGCCATGTCAGGCGTCAGGAAGTGTTACTCCAAACGAAATTACTTTGTGACTGATGCACATCCTTCACGGTTCTTTTTGTGGTTGTCACGGTGGCTGGGCCTCTAGCTTTGAAGTCACTCCATCAGTGACCGAACGCCATGGCTGCAAAGCTTGTCGGGTCGTTGGTTTGGCAAGATCTAATGCCTCGCAACCTACGAGCCACAAGATGGACCAGTCTCATCATAGTGCAAGCAAAACACCATCAAAACTAAAGGCTCTCTCTGATGTATAATTCTCACTGCGCtcaaagaaagcaaaaaggaACACCAAAAGTGGCGCCTCCTCACTGTTCCTGGGACTATGTGTAAGAAAACGCCAAGCACAAGTGTCACTAAGCAAAGCAGGAGCCCGGTGGGAGGAGGGCCAAAAGAGAGATGGCAGCAAGCTTATCCTGAGCTCGCCTTTGCAGTTCGCACATGGGATCACGTACAACTTCTCGTTCTAGGAGGGCCCTGCGGCGTCTGATGCGTGCATGTCACTTTGTTTCTTTGTCCTCTGTTTCCCCCATCTTTATTCCTGGTGGCCCTCCGCAGTTGCCAGTTTGGTTTCGACTTTTGTCTACAGCGGCACAGCAGAGCCCATAGGAAGAGATAGCCTTGGAGTGATCACGGGTGAGTCATCGGGCCGAATCACCGTCGCAAAAGCCGTTGAAGTAACACAGTAGCTATTCGAGCTGCTCCGATGGCGGCAGTGGCGTTACATGCACAGGTCTTGGAAGGAAGCTGTGAGCGGAGCAGATCACGAGACTCGCTACTGTTGAAGATGGATGGTTAGGATCTGCCGATGTCCCAGATCATGAACATCGATCATATTATTTGTCCTTTTTCAGTGGTATCTGATGAAGGATGATCTCATAATTGGATTGACGAATATGTTCGTGTAGTGAATGAAATATTTCTTACAATAAGCTTGAAATTATCTATTTCGAACACATTCAATCCCCAAATACGTACAGTCCAACAAATTTCATTATCttcatccatatatcaaaagcctAATCACTCATCTATTTATCATCACCGGTCATTAAGCTCCAAAACAGCATGTAAAGTGAAGAAGGCGGAGGGGGAGGTGGTGGTGATGGACTGCAGCGCTGCCCCTCTCGCGGTCGATGACGTCGTTCACGTGGCGGAAGTGATCAACGCCGCAGGGGATGGAGATGGCCCCTGGCTGGCTGAACCCATACTCCGCCTTCGCCTCCTCCAGGAACTCCGCGAAGAGGGGGTGGCTGAGGTGCGCCACCGGCACCACGAACCGCCGCTGCTCCTCCCCTTCCTGCCCCACTCTGACCGCCATGCACCCCTTGGGCGGCAACCCCGCGGCCGCCCGCTCCTTCCTCTCGCGGTGCCCCATGTGCGGCATGCGGAGCTGGAAGAAGCCGGCcagcgagcgacgacagcgaTGGCTCTCGATCTTCTCGTTGTTATTAGTGTTATCTCCCGCTTCTTCTCGTCCACGCTGCATGCGAAGACCGGGCAACCCGGCAGCAAGAGGAGCTGCAGAGGGGAGACGGGGGACGCAAGCTAGAGAGAGAAGGGCCAGCGATCGGAACTGGAGATGGCGAGGCGGAAGAGGGTGAGACAGGAGTCACGGAGAGAATTGGGAACGTTGGACATCACCAACTATATAAACGTAAAGCCTACTCAAACACGACGATCCGCTGATGCTGCTGAAGTTTTCTTAGCAGGAAATGAAGAAGAAGGCTAAGGGGATTTATGGAGAGAGTTCTTCTGACTCAGGATTAGGTGGAAGAGAGAGTTAGCACCGGGACAGGATGCGACCGCCTCGGCGGAAGTCAATGTCCGTTTCTTCCGCGTCTCCATCTCCGACCTCGACACCTGTGTTCAGGCGGCGGTACTTCAAACCTATTGGGA
The DNA window shown above is from Musa acuminata AAA Group cultivar baxijiao chromosome BXJ2-4, Cavendish_Baxijiao_AAA, whole genome shotgun sequence and carries:
- the LOC103982609 gene encoding auxin-responsive protein SAUR32-like, producing MQRGREEAGDNTNNNEKIESHRCRRSLAGFFQLRMPHMGHRERKERAAAGLPPKGCMAVRVGQEGEEQRRFVVPVAHLSHPLFAEFLEEAKAEYGFSQPGAISIPCGVDHFRHVNDVIDRERGSAAVHHHHLPLRLLHFTCCFGA
- the LOC103982610 gene encoding RING-H2 finger protein ATL74-like, whose amino-acid sequence is MPSPTQKNTTAALSPAPPPPPPPPSPSSNKWGPYSSAKDFDANMATVLVVLVCATALAFALHAVFRLLLRRLRRRLPRPSAGGDKPRAGTAPPQLPGSVVFSAGATAVAGAPECAICLAELAEGERVRVLPACSHGFHALCVEAWLVGRSSCPTCRAECRPSPAQPAEP